The sequence TTAAACTTATCACTATATATACAGAGGCCAGGCCATGGATGGGTTTGATGGTGAACTTGGATCCTGGACCCCTCATGATCTTTCTGAGATGAGCCAGAGAGAAAGCTGAGTAAAACCTGGAGTTTTTCAGCAAAGGATTCAGACAGAACTGGGAAGGAGACACCAGCAGTTCTCCCTGGGCTGTGGCTGAGGACATTGGAGGCCCAGGTCCTGCTCCCACGATGTACACGTGGCCAGCAGGCCAGGTGGTGGGCCACTGACCATGGCCAGCCAGGGTTGGGACCCCGTCTCAACCCCACTCGAGGAGGGAAGTGAATGAGGGCCAAAGGGGATGTCCAGCAGCCCTAAACTCCACCTAAGTTGAGCAGAACTCACTAGTTTTTTCCCTTTAGCATCCTCCTGACCTTGGTTGCCATGACAACCCTGAGGGCCTTTCAAAACGACATCCAAGTGCCTTTAGCATCATCAAGACCAGAGGGGGTATGTTCTCTGCAGCGTTGGGATTTACAGAATGTCACATAGTGGGGTCCCCCAgccccctctgcccacccccgtTCCAACATGAACCAACAcctcccatctcccaccccaccctgctgtATTTGGTTGgaatctaataaaaatgaaaccaatttaaTAACaaacctcagatttttttttttattctcatggAGGAATAGGCGCAGAAAGTAGGGACAAGGGATAAGGTCTGCTCGGTTCCCTGGAGGGAGCTTCCGAGCTCCAGCCCCAGCACTGACCCCGAGTCACAGGGTATTTATGGACAGAGAGTGAATGAATCGGGTGAAAAGTTAGAGGTGGCATGTCAGGAGCGCCCATGCTGTTCCCCGTGCTGTTTTCCTATATTATTAACTCCTTTCACACTGATGACAACCCTGTGAGCTGGGTCCTACTACatgagcccattttacagatgggcaaaggGAGGGTTGGAGGCCAGAGGGCATTTGCTGATAGTCCCTCATCTAGGGACAGGTGGGTTTTGAGAGGGGTGGGTGGAACTGGGCTGGCAGGGAATCTCCTGCCCCAAGCTTGGGCTGGGGGCAGAGCCCGtggtggggaagaaaggagaagtgaGGCACagacccaccccctccccactatTCCTGAAGCTGGTGGCTTCCTCCCCTGGGGCTTGTGGGGGATCTCTTCTTCTAAGGGGGGCCCGTCAGTGTCCTTTCCTCTGGGGGATTTGGGGAAATGCAGGCAGCCGTGAGCGCTGGACATAATACTGATAAGTGCTTCATCCTCACTTTGATCTCCACCTGATTGATGGGGAAAATGAGGGACAGGGCCCGTGTCAGGGCTCAAATCCTGCTGGTCCCTGAAGGCCTGTTCTCTTTCTGGAACAAGGCAGACCGACTCAGAGCAGTCAGGAGAAGTCATGGTCAAGGACAGCCTGTCACTTGCCACCCAACAggtgctctctgggcctcactttccccatctgagCATGGGAAGAAGATTCCTTTACTGCCCTGCAGGAGGCAGAAGCAGGGTAGGGACATGTCAGGGGCTGTAGGATGGATGCCCTCTGTGCCTGATTTCCAAGAAACTGGCGGGTGGGGGGGTGCTAGGTTGTGGGACCCTCCCTAGGAGACCCTATTCTTCCTACAGCAAAGGCGGGCAAAACAATCTCCCCACCCGCAGGGGTTGCCAAGTCCCTGGTTCAAACCACTTTCCTGAATCCTGTCTTATTCttggggtgcggggtgggggaagaggcGATCCCAGTGCTGGGTGAgatgattcaattttttaaagagaaatctaGCTAGTGTGGCTGTTAAGAGAGTGGGAGACACTTTTCTTCATTGAAcacagagaggggcagggacttGCCACAGCAAGTCCGAACAGAGCTGGGCTTGAATGGAGCTGTACCTACTCAGAACACAGGAAGTATTCGATCCCAGTCCAAGGGTCctggtgggggtgtgtgtgtgtgtgggggctcACGCGCACTGGGGCCTTCTCAGGTGGTCCTACAGAAGGGAAAGTGGTTCTCCAGGAAGTGAAGGCCACAGAGGAAAGAACCCTGGTTGCGTTTTCCCCTAAACAGTCATTGCTGGGGTTCCCTGCCTTCCTCAAAGGTGGGGGGCCTCAAATATCTGGCCCTGCCAATCTCCCCAGGCTCCCCACTGCTGCTCATCTCCAGTGGCCTCAGGACCTCAGCCCATCTTCCCCACATGCTCTCATCCTGCTCTTAGCCCTGGAACTGTTCACTTCCAGGTCCCATCTCCTGGTCTTTGCCCAGGCTGTTCTTTCTGCCGGGAAAGCTGTCCCCACCTTTGAGTAAGCCTGCAGCCAGTCCCTGGGGAAGTGATACAGAgaggccccccaccccagccctggcctgcgGTCTAACTGTTGCAAGGCGTTTCCGGTTCACTGCCGGTGACAGGTCAGACAGTCCTGGGAAGCCAGGGGTTGCAGCTATTGGGAACTTGTCCGCAAGGTCCCCTGCCCGTGGTCACTCCTGTCCTAAAGGTAGGGATCTCCTGGAGGGgtgctggggcagggagagggtaGAAGCCACTTTTCCAGGTTGGGGTGACCTGGAatctgggtggggcagggctggggcttgGCTGGTATCGGTTTGACGGGGCTGAGCTCTGAGGACAAGACCCAAGCTCGGGTCCCTGAATATTGTCACTGGCCCTCCACTGTCCCCCAGAGAGCCCACGGTCACAGCTGGACATTCTATCCATGTCACAAAAGTATAGGGTCATTCCCACCACCCTGAAAGGTTGATAAGCGACATTCCTGTCTTGCTGATGAGGAAaggagcccagagagggcaagaaACCCTCCCAGAGTCACACAGTAGGGTCAAGGCTGGGCAAGAGGACCAAGGTATGGGAGACTCCCCTGCTCTCACGTAGAGCCGTGCACACCCACCCACCGCCATCACGGACACCCTGCATGTGCCTACCCACGTATAAGCCCCACTCAGCAGCATGAGCAGCCTAGACCCTCCCACCGAGACCCCTGGATTCAATGCTGCCACCTGGCCAACTCAGCCCACGTACAGCAACCTCGGTGAGCCATGGAGGGGGGTCTGGGCTGGGAGGAGGCGGGTGCCCCGAGCAAAGGGGTGGAGTCTCTCTTTACCATTTAAGGAACTTTCTGCCTAATGACCGTTTAACTCAATTATATTAGCTTTTCCCCcagctttgatttaaaaaaaataaataagtctggGCTCATCGGCttgtaaaaatgaggaaactggagttCAGAGAGGTGTGGTCAGCTGCCCAGAGCCACGCAGGGAAGTGGGGTCACCTGGTGCCAGGCCGGATGCTTTTCTGCCACTCACTGTCactcctctgagcctgtttcctcatctatacatgGGGATGGCGTCTCTGCCCCCCATGCACGGGGCACTTGGGTGTTAGTTTGATTTCCATTTCAGAGATGGGCGCATGGAGCTGAGGAGTGGAGTCGTGCATCCAGGGCCCCATATTCTGCATGTCctcacccccctcaccccccactctCTCCTCACAGGTGAGGTCCGTGCCCATCTGCTGCCCTCCAAGGCCTGCCGAACCCCGACATCCGGGTCCTCCTGCACGGGCCCAcagcacctgcccccacccctccccaagaAGACCCTGGCCAGGGCCTTGTCCTTGCCCACCCACAGggccctcagccccagccccactccagcaGGGCAGCCTCCAAGGCCCCTTCTGGGGTCCCGTAGTGTGGATGAGAGCCAGGCAGGTGGCGATGAGGCCAGGCCAGCCTGTCCCCCTGCAGAGCTGCCCTTCTGTTCACTGGACATGGAGCTAGGCCTGTCCCTCCATGACCTGCACTGCCCAGAGGCTGTGCATACTGTGCTGGCGGCCCGGCAGCTGGAGGGTCTCCGCGCTGTGCACACCCGGCTCCAGGCCCGGTTCCTAGGGGGCCGCCCGGGCCCCTGCCGCCCCCACCACAGCTTCCGCCTCCTGGACAGTTTGCCCTGTGTGAAGAGCGGGGACACCCTCTACTACCGCATTGTGCAGGTGGACAAGGAGGCGTGGCATGTCTTGGCCGCCAAGGTGAGCCCAGCCACCAGCCCTCCTCCTCAGAGGGCTCCCCAACTTTCCGTCTTAAGCTTAACCCACACTTGCAGTTTGGGCTCAAATGCTTATTTTGGAACTAACAGAAATTAACACTGTCAGCCATTGGAACCATGGTTCTCAATCACCTGGGAGTCTCATGAAAACTCCCTCCTCACACCACTcaggggcccaggaatctgcattttaactcACTCCCCAGGGAATTCTGGCTAGCAAGCCACTGAGTTCACCAGCCACAGCAGGCTGACAGCTACCACTTTAAGTAATAACAATAATGCGAATATCAGCACGTTTCGTCCTAAGATGCTTTTGTTTTACGtaccactaagaaaaaaaaatcctgttaaaTAAGCCATACTACCAAGCGTCAGACCCATCACCAAATGGAGGAACCTCATCAACTGGATGGAATGTGTTACTGTGGGCCCATTTTGCAGACTGGAGCATGGAGGGGGCTGTTGGCTGTGAGGTTTATTTCCATGTCAGATGAGCAATGTGCCGATGTCACaacaaggttttttttgttttttgtttttggtttttttccctttcttctgccccccaccccgactccagttcaagccgttgtttctcagtctagttgtgtagaacacagctccctggcccatgctagtattatgagccttgtgctccccctggctgaggcagtagGTGGCCAGTcattggtcggccactcacagcagctttCACTGGctcgctcacgatggctgccggccactcacagtGGCAAACGGTAGCCCgcggcagctcatggcagcctgcacagcagctggagcagcagcacaaggcagcccagctccatggagagctgttgttcacaatcttagctgtagagggagcagctcactggcccatgtgggaatcaagctggtgaccttggcgttaggagcacggcgctccaaccacctgagccaccaggccggcccacaACAAGGTTTGAGGGAGGCACATCTCACACAACAGTGTGAACACCCAATCATCAGGCTTATGAACTACAAAAGGCCCTGGCTGTGAGTTCTTTAGTGGACAGCAGGATCCTGGCTCCATCTCAGAGGCCCCTggggactttattttttaagtatccGTCCCCCGAATCTCTCCttaacatttgtaatttttaaacacCCCCGGCAGATGATTCTAATGTAATCCACCGACCTGCTGATCTCTTGATCTTCTAGAAAGAGCTTTGCTGTCCAGTACTGCAGCCGCTGGCCATGTGCAGCTTCTAAGCACGTGAAATGCGAAATGCGGCTGGTCCAGGGCTGAGATATGCTCTGAGTGTCAAATATACACCTGGTCTGGAAGACTTAGTATCAAAACATAGTCATAATGTAAAACctctcaatattttttatatcgATGACCTGTTAAATGATAACACTTTGGATATAtcgtgttaaataaaatatattataaaaactactttcacctgtttctttccatttttattttaatgtggctactgaAAACTTTTAAATGGCCAGCGTTGTATTTCTACTGgacagcccagctctgccaccttaGCTGTCACCTCCCACTTTACCAAGTGGGAAGAATCCACTCCTTTGGCAGGCAGGCGTTTAATTCCACATCTTGGCAACTAACAACTGAATTTACAATTAACCCCTGCTTCTGGAGGCGGGCAGGATGCCCCTCCAAAACCAGAGTGGGGATAGGTTGGGGGTGGGCGTGGGTGGCTTCAGGACAGATAGAGCCTCTGGGGCAGGCTCTGTTGCTTTGGGGGGGCTCCTGGGTCAGGCACTGATGGCCCCCTCTGCCCTTCAGGTGCCCAAGCCAGGAGCCAAGAAGCCCCACCCGTGGGGCCTGGAGCTGCAGGCCTCACTGCCCCCACACTTCAACCTCCAGGGGCTGTGTGGCCTGGTGCCCGAAGGTGCACTGCCAGAGGCGCCCTGGATCGGCCCCGTGGTGCTGGCGGCGGAGGTACCAGAGCGCACGGTGGCCCAGTGGCTGGTGGAGGCAGGCGCGCAGAGGCCCCCGGACTTTGCCTGGGCCGTGGCCCTGATGTTACTGCAGCTGAGTAGagccctggagcacctggaggcCCGGGGCGCGACCCTGACCGAGCTGCGTCCCGAGAACCTGCTGCTGGTGGCGCCGCGGGGCTGCGCGGCCTCCGGGCCCCAGCGCCTGCTGTTAGCAGACTTCGGCCGTGTCTACCCACGGCCCTCGGAAGCCCTGGGAGCTCACGCGCTACAGCTGGGCCGCCTGCTCCGCACGCTGCTCGACCGCGTGCCCCTGGCCACGCCCTTGACCGCGGGCCTGGAGCGCCTGGCAGCCCAGCTGGCCCGCGTACAACCCTCTGCGACCCTGACGCGCGGCGCGCTGCAGGCGCTGCTCTGGGGGCCGGGATACGAGCTACGAGGCCGCGGTACATCGCTGGGGCCCTGGCTGCGGGTGCGCCGCGCGTTGCTGGTCCTGCACCTTGCGCAGCGGGCCGCTGGTGGGGAGGTTCCCGGCCTGGAGGACTGGCTGTGTTGTGAATACCTGGTAGAGGCCACCGAGGCCTCGATGGGCGGCGCCCTGGAGCTGTTGTGGGGCTGATCCCTCCCAGAGCGATGCGCCTGTTCCAGGACTTCTCCAAGAGGCAGGCACCCATtcccagagctggggctgggggcagtgTCTCCACAATAGAGTGGATCCCTCCTTCCAGAAGGAGCCAGAAGGCTAGCAGAGAATACAGAAGAGGTGCCACCCCCTTCCCCGACCCCGCAATGCCTGCCCCTTCTATGTTGGGGACGTAGCCCCAAGGCCtccccaggaaggaaggaggctaACGGCTAGTGCCAGCTGAGCCTTTTTGATGCCAGGGACACTCATCTCTTCCAGGTGTGAACACTCCCTGCCAATCAGTGTCTCTGAGTGTGTGgaacccctctccccacttccagAAGCCAGAGTGCCTTTCTCATGCTGGGGTCTTCCAGTCCCTGTCTCCACAGAGCGTGGACACCCCTCCCGTGCCCATGTGGGAGGCACCCCTGGCCCTGGAGCAGCCCCTGCGCTGACCCCTCCAGTGTGAACGTCCTTGTCAAGAGCTACTTCAGGTCCCCAGGGGGAGGGGGGCCCACCCAACACAGCCCGCCCTATTGGAGTCTGAACTCACCTCCCAAATGTTCCCATGTCCTGCCACCttcccaactctctctctctctacccacCGTGGCCTCCTGGCTGTTCCTCTGTGACACTAAATTCTGTCCAGCCGCCTAACCTGTGCATGGGCTCTTCCCCCAGGGCCAGACTGTTCCAATCCCACCGCCTCTAAGTAAATAAAGTTGCCCCTCCTGGGCCCTCTAAGCTCCTCACCCTGCTTCCGccttcttccccccccccccccccagagcaCTAATCACCACCTGGAAGTATTTACTCGTCTCTTACCTGTCACTGTGAGTTCCCTGAAAATAGGGTGCTTAATTAATAGCACAGGATGATGGAATAAAGAAACTGTATGCAAGACTCATCAGGGGTCCTGAAGAAGAGAATGGGGTCTCAGTTTATGACTCTGAAAAGTGGACACAGGAGAGCTGAGAGGTCCCACTGCCCTGGCCTGGAGCCTCCAGTAATGCCTCCTCACTCCCCCTCCCCGACCATGGTGATCCTGGggcggggtgtgggggtgtgggggagggtgtgtgtgtgtgtgtgtggggtgctTCTAACTCTCAGAAATGACCAGGTCCTTCTCCTGCTCAGATATCTCCCATGACTCCCTAATACCCTCAGAATACAGTGGGGCTCCTCCAAAGACTGCAAGCTCTCTGGCCAACCCTTCCTGTTACATTGCTCATCCTTGGAGTTACTTTCTGGCCTCCAGGCCTTGCCCAAGTTGTTTCTTCCACTGGAAACACCCTCCCCTCTACTCCTCTGCTTCAgattcctattcatccttcaatgTCCCAACCCCAATGCCCTTTCTCTGCCATTGCCCTGCTCACATAAACTGGGAGTGTGTGTCCAGTTCTGTCCCCCCAGACCTTTGGACACTGGATCCATCATCACTCAGGTAGCTGCTAAGtatcccaccccactcccaaatACACTCAAGTTCCCCCAGCACCTTTCCTCCTCCGTAAAAGATGCTCCCTTTGCAaaggtgtggtacatatatacaatggaatctACTcagccatacaatgaaatactgccatttgcaacaacatggatggatcttgagagtatcatgctaagcgaaataagtcaggcagaaaaagtcaagaatcgtgatttcactcgtatgtgggacataaaacaaatgaacaagacaaacaactcatacagacaacagtttagtggttaccagagggaaaaggggagggaagtaaaaaaaggtaaagcaaatgaaatacagagggtgccaaaaaaaaatgtatacacattttaagaaaggaaaaaactattaaaattgttaactcaatatataccgataccaaaagataaatacaaatcacgtttgacttctgcaattacaagaggtgctcaaagtggttaccatcagcgtccagacacttctgattacggcaaaccgCTGCTTAAGCAACACTGACCAGGGTCCAgttttatacctttttttggccCCCTGGGGTATATGgtgagatttgactttgggtgaaCACATTAATgcaatgtacagatgatgtactatagaactGTACATTataaacctatatgattttatttactgtcaccctaacaaatttaaaaaaaaaatgctccctTTGCGGTCTGTTTCCCACCCAAGGCCTGGATATGAAACGTGGGAGGTGCTCCCAGATGCTGCCAGCAGGTGGCGCCGCAGTCCGCCCATCCTGCCTCTTCAGCAACGCCCCCCACCACTGCAGCACCCATTTCTGCCAAGACTGCTCCAGTCGCAGCAGAGCACTGCAAGCCCCTCCCCAGGAGCGACTAGGTCGCGCGGGGACTCATAGTCACACCTACACCCCAGTTGGCAAAGACCCAGTGGGCCCCAGAGGTGAGACCCTTAGAGGTGGGCAAGAAGCTGGACGGTGTCCAGGATTAGCCACTGCAGGGAAGGACACAGAGCAGAGGAGCGGCAGGCTGCCATCCAGGGCTGCGCTGGATGGAAGGTGAGGCATAGAGGCAGCCAGGATGGGGAAGACAGCCTCACACCCATGGGGTTGAATCAGCCAACACATCCCACAACCACCTGACTGTGGCCAGAGACACCAGGCCCTTGGCTTCCCATCGCAGGCCGGTCTCTCTCAAAAGGGGTCACTCAGGAACTTGCACAAGGCGCtgtcccaccccagcccaggtaACCAAGGCCCTTCCCCTGGCCCAAAGCACCAGCTGGCACATTAACACAGGCAGCCAAAGCAGGTCTTGGAGGTGTAATCActtttattcagatttttgagatCAATAGGATAGATTAATACCTGTCTTTCCAAGTTAAGACCTAAGACTGTTTCCAAAACTTCAAATAAGAAACTTCTGCTCAAAGTACAAGGATAATCTGAATCATCTTAAACCagcaataaaaaagtaaaatataaatttttatttagaattaaagCAAATACTTCAGTATCACAAACACAATATTAAACTTCAAGAAATATATCGCTAATTTGGAGTGAGCGTTTATTTGCACAATTACAACATGCGGACAAACCCAGAAGAGGGGAGCAGGCCTGGCATTCTGCAGCCCCAGCCAATGGTCACAGCACCCACAAAGCATAACACGTAAAGGGGCTGCGGTCTGTGATGACCTGCGGGTGGCGGTGAAGGTGAGGGGGCGCAGGCGGCTCGGTCACTACTCGCTCTCGTCAGAAGACTCTCTCTCCAACGTGTAGGCCATGAAGCAAGCGTCGGGTCTCTTGGGGACAAGGGGATGCCCCGGTCTCACAATCTCAAAGCCCATAAAGCTGAACGTACGGAGCAGGGCGGCTGCAGAGCAAACTGTGTCAGAGCCAGTGGGGCCTCCAGCACCCTGGGCTATGCCCACCCACCCAGCGGGCCCCTAACACAAGGCCCCAGGGGGCTTCAGCAGTAATGGGAAGAGGGCAGAGTAGACTGAGGACACCCAACAGGGTGTGGCAGGACCCATGGACAGCAGGACTGAGAAACCAAGATTTGAGAACGGGACGCTGGGCTGCACCCTGGTCCTGCCACCTAGGGGGAATGGATGCCTTCTCCCCTCCCGCCAGCAGGACTGGCTGGTAATGGGCAATCACCTACCCCTGTCATCGCGGTTCttatg comes from Rhinolophus ferrumequinum isolate MPI-CBG mRhiFer1 chromosome 18, mRhiFer1_v1.p, whole genome shotgun sequence and encodes:
- the PEAK3 gene encoding protein PEAK3; its protein translation is MSSLDPPTETPGFNAATWPTQPTYSNLGEVRAHLLPSKACRTPTSGSSCTGPQHLPPPLPKKTLARALSLPTHRALSPSPTPAGQPPRPLLGSRSVDESQAGGDEARPACPPAELPFCSLDMELGLSLHDLHCPEAVHTVLAARQLEGLRAVHTRLQARFLGGRPGPCRPHHSFRLLDSLPCVKSGDTLYYRIVQVDKEAWHVLAAKVPKPGAKKPHPWGLELQASLPPHFNLQGLCGLVPEGALPEAPWIGPVVLAAEVPERTVAQWLVEAGAQRPPDFAWAVALMLLQLSRALEHLEARGATLTELRPENLLLVAPRGCAASGPQRLLLADFGRVYPRPSEALGAHALQLGRLLRTLLDRVPLATPLTAGLERLAAQLARVQPSATLTRGALQALLWGPGYELRGRGTSLGPWLRVRRALLVLHLAQRAAGGEVPGLEDWLCCEYLVEATEASMGGALELLWG